From Burkholderia sp. WP9, a single genomic window includes:
- a CDS encoding DnaJ C-terminal domain-containing protein, with protein sequence MKYKDYYEVLGLERSASQDDVKRSYRKLARKYHPDVSKHADAEDRFKELGEAYEVLKDPEKRAAYDRMGSEWRNGQEFQPPPNWDEGFEFSGAGNEAGEHADFHEIFEKMFGGARGARGAHPRQRPFDARGEDHHAKVLIDLEDAYRGAQRAISLQMPVVDPQGHVSLETRTLNVTIPKGIRAGQHLRLSGQGAAGATPETAGDLYLEIAFREHPRFHVDGRDVSLDLPVAPWEAALGAQVTVPTPDGSVEMTVPAGSAGGRRLRLKGKGIPANPPGDLYVILNIVLPPADSDAAKAAYDAMRQAFNFDPRAHFYR encoded by the coding sequence ATGAAATACAAAGACTATTACGAAGTCCTGGGTCTCGAGCGAAGCGCGTCTCAGGATGACGTTAAACGTTCGTATCGGAAGCTCGCGCGCAAGTATCACCCGGACGTCAGCAAGCATGCCGACGCCGAAGACCGTTTCAAGGAGCTGGGCGAAGCCTACGAGGTGCTCAAGGACCCCGAGAAGCGCGCGGCCTATGACCGCATGGGCAGCGAATGGCGCAACGGCCAGGAATTCCAGCCGCCGCCGAACTGGGACGAGGGTTTCGAATTCAGCGGCGCGGGCAACGAGGCCGGCGAGCACGCCGATTTCCACGAAATCTTCGAGAAGATGTTCGGCGGCGCGCGCGGTGCGCGTGGCGCGCATCCTCGGCAGCGGCCTTTCGATGCGCGCGGCGAAGACCATCACGCCAAGGTGTTGATCGATCTCGAAGACGCGTATCGCGGCGCGCAGCGCGCGATTTCTTTGCAAATGCCCGTAGTCGATCCGCAAGGGCATGTTTCGCTGGAAACGCGAACGCTCAATGTCACCATTCCAAAGGGGATTCGCGCGGGCCAGCATCTGCGGCTGAGCGGCCAGGGCGCCGCGGGCGCCACGCCCGAAACGGCCGGCGACCTCTACCTCGAAATCGCCTTTCGGGAACACCCGCGCTTTCACGTGGACGGCCGCGACGTCTCGCTCGACTTGCCGGTGGCTCCGTGGGAGGCCGCGCTCGGCGCGCAGGTTACCGTGCCCACACCCGACGGTTCCGTCGAGATGACGGTGCCGGCGGGTTCTGCCGGCGGCAGGCGCTTGCGGCTCAAAGGCAAGGGCATTCCGGCCAACCCGCCTGGCGATCTGTATGTGATTCTGAACATCGTCCTGCCGCCGGCGGATAGCGACGCAGCGAAGGCCGCTTACGATGCGATGCGGCAGGCGTTCAATTTCGATCCGCGCGCACACTTCTATCGGTGA
- a CDS encoding alpha/beta hydrolase, with the protein MSEQINDRRRRLLGTAVAGLSLMELGLSGLAHAQSSGTKAGSRVTSFDNLKQINAGTLSMGYAEAGPQNGPVVILLHGWPYDIYSFVEVAPLLAAAGYRVIVPYLRGYGSTRFLSADTPRNGQQAVVAVDIIALMDALKIDKAILGGFDWGARTVNIIAALWPERCKAMVSVSGYLIGSQEANRTPLPPKAELAWWYQFYFATERGYAGYEANRHDFNKLIWHTASPKWDFDDATFERSAESFNNPDHVAVVIHNYRWRLGLVKGEAQYDALEKRLAQAPVITVPTITMEGDANGAPHPEPAAYAKKFTGKYAHRNIGGGIGHNLPQEAPKAFADAIIDVARF; encoded by the coding sequence ATGTCTGAACAGATCAATGATCGGCGTCGTCGTTTGCTGGGGACGGCCGTTGCGGGCCTCAGCCTGATGGAACTCGGGCTGAGCGGACTCGCCCACGCGCAGTCCAGCGGCACGAAGGCGGGATCGCGCGTCACGTCCTTCGATAACCTGAAGCAGATCAACGCCGGGACGCTCAGCATGGGATATGCGGAAGCGGGCCCGCAGAATGGACCCGTGGTGATCTTGCTGCACGGTTGGCCCTACGACATCTACAGTTTCGTCGAAGTCGCACCGTTGCTCGCCGCCGCCGGCTACCGGGTCATCGTGCCGTATCTGCGCGGCTACGGCTCTACGCGGTTCCTGTCGGCTGACACGCCCCGCAATGGCCAGCAGGCGGTCGTCGCCGTGGACATCATCGCGTTGATGGATGCGCTGAAGATCGACAAGGCGATTCTCGGCGGCTTCGACTGGGGCGCGCGCACGGTGAACATTATCGCGGCGCTGTGGCCGGAGCGATGCAAGGCGATGGTGTCGGTGAGCGGCTATCTGATCGGCAGTCAGGAAGCCAACCGGACGCCGTTGCCGCCGAAGGCGGAACTGGCATGGTGGTATCAGTTCTACTTCGCCACGGAGCGCGGCTATGCGGGCTACGAAGCGAACCGCCACGACTTCAACAAGCTGATCTGGCATACGGCATCGCCGAAATGGGATTTCGACGATGCGACCTTCGAGCGTTCGGCGGAATCGTTCAATAATCCGGACCACGTCGCGGTGGTGATCCACAACTATCGCTGGCGTCTGGGGCTGGTCAAGGGCGAAGCGCAATACGACGCGCTGGAGAAACGCCTCGCCCAGGCACCGGTCATTACGGTGCCGACCATCACGATGGAGGGCGACGCGAACGGCGCGCCGCATCCCGAACCGGCCGCGTACGCGAAGAAGTTCACCGGCAAGTATGCGCATCGGAATATCGGCGGCGGTATCGGGCACAACCTGCCGCAAGAGGCGCCCAAAGCATTCGCCGATGCGATCATCGACGTCGCCCGGTTCTGA
- a CDS encoding CBS domain-containing protein translates to MNAGDICTRDVVTCGLNTTVLEACRIMRDRHVGDVVAVEKSADGKLHARGMLTDRDIVLAVVAREVDAFGLFVGDVMSSPLIVAYEGEDVWQLVKRMRLHAIRRMPVVSESGELVGLLSFDDLLDAACAFLAELSLVTARQPHFEEKNRA, encoded by the coding sequence ATGAATGCGGGCGATATCTGTACAAGAGACGTTGTGACGTGCGGACTGAACACGACCGTGCTGGAAGCATGCCGGATCATGCGCGATCGTCACGTGGGCGATGTCGTGGCCGTGGAGAAGAGCGCGGACGGAAAGCTCCATGCTCGCGGCATGCTGACCGACCGCGATATCGTGCTGGCGGTTGTAGCACGAGAAGTCGATGCGTTCGGGCTTTTCGTCGGCGATGTCATGTCCTCGCCGCTCATCGTCGCGTACGAGGGGGAAGACGTCTGGCAACTCGTCAAGCGGATGCGATTGCATGCCATACGGCGCATGCCGGTGGTCAGCGAGTCCGGTGAACTGGTCGGGCTGCTTTCGTTCGACGATCTCCTCGACGCGGCATGCGCATTCCTCGCCGAACTATCCCTTGTGACAGCGCGGCAGCCGCATTTCGAGGAGAAAAATCGCGCCTGA
- a CDS encoding efflux RND transporter periplasmic adaptor subunit — translation MSPSRKKQIAAVALLAVIVAASYYAWTMVHDSGPAAGFVSGNGRIEATEIDVATKLPGRVETITVDEGDFVKAGQPLATMQVTVLDAQLAEARAQHQQAINTALSIEAQVVQRQSDKVAAEAVVSQRESELDAARRKLARSETLSRDGASSMQELDDDRARERGAQATVRAASAQVTAAQAAVDATRAQLVAAHSAEHAALATVARVEADISDSQLTAPRDGRVQYRIAEAGEVLPAGGKVLNIADLSDVYMTFFLPETVVGKVALGAEVRVILDAAPNYVIPATVSFVASTAQFTPKTVETTSERQKLMFRVKARINRELLLQHLKLVKTGLPGVAWIRIDQHAAWPASLAIKVPQ, via the coding sequence ATGAGCCCCAGCAGAAAGAAACAGATAGCCGCCGTTGCCCTACTGGCCGTGATCGTTGCGGCCTCCTACTACGCGTGGACGATGGTGCACGACTCGGGTCCCGCGGCAGGTTTCGTGAGCGGCAATGGCCGCATCGAGGCGACCGAAATCGACGTGGCGACCAAACTGCCTGGCCGTGTCGAAACCATTACCGTCGACGAAGGCGACTTCGTCAAGGCGGGACAGCCGCTTGCGACGATGCAGGTCACCGTGCTCGACGCGCAACTCGCCGAAGCCCGCGCGCAGCATCAGCAGGCGATCAACACCGCGCTCAGCATCGAAGCGCAGGTCGTGCAGCGGCAGAGCGACAAGGTGGCAGCCGAAGCCGTGGTCTCCCAGCGCGAAAGCGAACTCGACGCCGCGCGCCGCAAACTGGCGCGCTCGGAAACCCTGTCGCGCGACGGCGCGTCCTCCATGCAGGAACTCGACGACGATCGCGCCCGCGAGCGCGGCGCGCAAGCCACGGTGCGCGCCGCGAGCGCTCAGGTCACCGCAGCCCAGGCCGCCGTCGATGCAACGCGCGCGCAACTCGTCGCCGCGCATTCCGCGGAGCATGCGGCGCTCGCGACCGTGGCGCGTGTGGAAGCCGACATCAGCGACAGCCAGTTGACGGCGCCACGTGACGGCCGCGTGCAATATCGGATCGCCGAGGCCGGCGAAGTGCTCCCAGCGGGTGGCAAGGTCCTGAATATCGCCGATCTTTCCGATGTCTACATGACGTTCTTCCTGCCGGAGACGGTAGTCGGCAAGGTCGCACTCGGCGCCGAAGTGCGCGTGATACTCGATGCGGCGCCCAACTATGTGATTCCCGCGACCGTTTCGTTCGTGGCCAGCACCGCGCAGTTCACGCCGAAGACCGTGGAAACCACCAGTGAGCGCCAAAAACTGATGTTCCGCGTCAAGGCGAGGATCAACCGCGAACTGCTGCTCCAGCATCTGAAACTCGTCAAGACAGGCCTGCCGGGTGTCGCGTGGATCAGGATCGATCAGCATGCCGCGTGGCCTGCTTCGCTCGCGATCAAGGTGCCGCAGTGA
- a CDS encoding chaperone modulator CbpM codes for MIIVKETTTTTYLQGQIVDENVEFTLVELSRVSGASEEELTLWVAEGVFEPTGERPQEWRFSGAALRRVQTAQRLAHDFQINPPGVALALDLLDEIDLLRSHVKRARGS; via the coding sequence GTGATCATCGTGAAAGAGACGACTACGACGACCTATTTGCAAGGCCAGATTGTCGATGAGAACGTGGAGTTCACGCTGGTCGAATTGAGCCGGGTGAGCGGGGCATCGGAGGAGGAGTTGACGCTCTGGGTGGCTGAAGGCGTGTTCGAGCCCACGGGCGAGCGGCCGCAGGAATGGCGCTTCAGCGGCGCCGCGCTGCGGCGCGTGCAGACTGCGCAGCGGCTGGCGCACGACTTCCAGATCAATCCTCCGGGTGTCGCGCTGGCGCTCGATCTGCTCGACGAGATCGACTTGTTGCGCTCGCATGTAAAACGCGCTCGCGGGAGTTAG
- the phaP gene encoding TIGR01841 family phasin (Members of this family are phasins (small proteins associated with inclusions such as PHA granules). Note that several different families of phasins have been named PhaP despite very little sequence similarity to each other.): MATETNPIADMTRMMQEFKIPGFDMAPIIESRRKDMAALVEASEAAQLAMQALVRRQTEIVTEAMAGIQESAKALGAGGAHASDPGRQAALLNDAYQKSLADMKELAEMARKSQVDAMAIITKRGTESLAETRKLMQAG; this comes from the coding sequence ATGGCAACTGAAACCAACCCCATCGCCGACATGACGAGAATGATGCAGGAATTCAAGATCCCAGGGTTCGATATGGCGCCGATCATCGAGTCGCGGCGCAAGGACATGGCGGCTCTCGTCGAGGCGAGCGAAGCGGCGCAATTGGCGATGCAGGCGCTCGTGCGCAGGCAGACCGAGATCGTGACCGAGGCAATGGCGGGCATCCAGGAATCGGCCAAAGCCTTGGGGGCCGGCGGCGCTCACGCGTCGGATCCTGGCCGGCAGGCAGCATTGTTGAACGACGCTTATCAAAAGTCGCTTGCCGATATGAAGGAGCTTGCCGAGATGGCGCGCAAGTCGCAGGTGGACGCAATGGCCATCATCACGAAGCGGGGCACCGAAAGTCTCGCGGAAACGAGAAAGCTGATGCAGGCCGGATAA
- a CDS encoding efflux transporter outer membrane subunit, giving the protein MSLAPSYVRPALPVPDTWAAAPSADAPAPADGTSPTVQIDWRSYFPDAQLQALIEQALSGNRDLRIAVRRVEEARATYGIRRADTFPTIAAGGSYVRFRAPGVLLPGGSIDAEAYQVGLTESNWELDFWGRVRSLKDAALEEFLASDAARRAATLSVIANVADNYLLLRELDERIAVARETIASRSESLRIFRRRFEVGAISKLDLRQSEILLQQAQTLVAQLEQSRATQAHALAVLVGAPAPLQPAPLDDASVYADLQAGLPSSLLERRPDIVAAEHRLRAANANIGAARAAFFPRVTLTGAVGSTSTDLHSLFASGSGAWIFMPNISLPIFDAGRNRNNLELAKAREGEAVAQYEKTIQEAFRDVADALSAREWLAAQVQAETDTLVAQSERARLARLRYDNGATPFLEVLDAQRDLLNARQQLIQTRRALLASRVALYAALGGGVQDAETTPSPSAADITLKQGPLP; this is encoded by the coding sequence ATGTCGCTCGCGCCGTCCTATGTGCGTCCCGCGCTGCCGGTTCCGGATACGTGGGCCGCCGCTCCGTCCGCCGACGCTCCAGCACCCGCCGACGGCACATCGCCAACGGTTCAGATCGACTGGCGCAGCTACTTTCCCGACGCCCAACTGCAGGCCTTGATCGAGCAGGCGCTCAGTGGAAACCGCGATCTGCGCATTGCCGTGAGGCGTGTCGAAGAAGCGCGTGCAACCTACGGCATTCGCCGCGCCGATACTTTTCCGACGATCGCCGCCGGCGGCTCCTATGTCCGTTTCCGCGCGCCCGGCGTGTTGCTGCCAGGCGGAAGTATCGACGCCGAGGCGTATCAGGTCGGACTAACCGAAAGCAATTGGGAACTCGACTTCTGGGGCCGCGTACGCAGCCTGAAAGACGCAGCCCTCGAAGAATTCCTGGCGAGCGACGCCGCGCGCCGTGCGGCCACCCTCAGCGTGATCGCGAACGTCGCGGACAATTACCTGCTGCTGCGCGAACTCGATGAGCGCATTGCCGTGGCCCGGGAGACGATCGCGAGCCGTTCCGAATCGCTGCGCATCTTCCGCCGACGCTTCGAAGTCGGCGCGATCTCGAAGCTGGATCTCAGGCAGTCGGAAATTCTGTTGCAGCAGGCGCAGACGCTGGTTGCGCAGCTCGAACAGTCGCGCGCCACTCAGGCCCACGCGCTCGCCGTACTGGTCGGCGCACCCGCCCCGCTGCAGCCTGCCCCGCTGGACGACGCGAGCGTGTACGCGGACCTGCAGGCAGGACTGCCGTCATCGTTGCTGGAAAGGCGTCCTGACATCGTCGCGGCGGAACACCGGCTGCGCGCCGCCAATGCGAATATCGGCGCAGCGCGCGCGGCGTTCTTTCCACGCGTCACGCTCACCGGTGCCGTCGGCTCGACGAGCACCGATCTGCATAGCCTGTTCGCGTCGGGTAGCGGCGCGTGGATCTTCATGCCCAACATCTCGCTGCCCATCTTCGACGCCGGGCGCAATCGCAACAATCTGGAACTCGCCAAGGCCCGCGAAGGCGAAGCGGTGGCGCAATACGAAAAGACCATTCAGGAAGCGTTTCGCGACGTAGCCGACGCGCTCTCGGCGAGAGAGTGGCTTGCCGCGCAGGTTCAGGCGGAAACCGACACGCTCGTCGCGCAGTCCGAGCGCGCGCGCCTTGCCAGGCTCCGGTACGACAACGGCGCGACGCCCTTTCTTGAAGTGCTCGACGCACAGCGCGACCTGCTCAACGCACGACAGCAGCTGATCCAGACGCGCCGCGCCTTGCTCGCGAGCCGCGTCGCGCTGTATGCCGCGCTCGGTGGAGGCGTGCAGGACGCGGAAACGACGCCCTCGCCTTCAGCCGCTGACATCACACTCAAACAAGGCCCATTGCCATGA
- a CDS encoding ABC transporter permease, producing MRRLSNIYRLGVKELWSLWRDPTMLVLIAYTFTVAIYSAATAQPDTLHMAPIAIVDEDASPLSARIASAFFPPQFGIARLITPAQVDRGLDTGEYTFALDIPPNFQRDVLAGRSASIQLNVDATRMSQAFTGSSYVQQIVTDEIAGFAARYRDTAAPPVDLAVHMRFNPNLDQTWFGALMEIINNVTMLSIILTGAALIREREHGTIEHLLVMPVTPAEIMLAKIWSMGLVVMVVATASLTFVVRGALHVPIEGSVALFMVGTALHLFATTSMGIYMATLARSMPQFGMLVVLVLLPLQMLSGSITPRESMPKIVQDVMLFAPTTHFVELGQAILYRGAGLDVAWRPFLILIAIGSVLFAMALQRFRRTIGQMA from the coding sequence GTGCGCCGCCTCTCGAACATCTACCGCCTCGGCGTCAAGGAACTGTGGAGCCTGTGGCGCGACCCGACCATGCTCGTGCTGATCGCCTACACCTTCACGGTGGCGATCTATTCCGCCGCTACCGCACAACCCGACACGCTGCATATGGCGCCGATCGCGATCGTCGACGAAGACGCCTCGCCGTTGTCCGCCCGCATCGCCTCGGCGTTTTTCCCTCCGCAGTTCGGCATTGCGCGCCTGATCACCCCCGCGCAGGTCGACCGCGGGCTCGATACGGGCGAATACACGTTCGCGCTCGACATTCCGCCGAACTTCCAGCGCGACGTGCTGGCCGGAAGATCCGCATCGATCCAGTTGAATGTCGACGCGACCCGCATGAGTCAGGCGTTCACGGGCAGCAGCTACGTGCAGCAGATCGTGACCGACGAGATTGCCGGATTTGCGGCGCGCTACCGCGACACCGCCGCGCCGCCCGTCGATCTCGCCGTGCATATGCGCTTCAATCCGAACCTCGATCAGACCTGGTTCGGCGCGCTGATGGAAATCATCAACAATGTCACGATGCTGTCGATCATCCTCACCGGCGCCGCGCTGATCCGCGAGCGCGAACACGGCACGATCGAACATCTGCTCGTCATGCCGGTCACGCCGGCAGAGATCATGCTGGCGAAAATCTGGTCGATGGGGCTCGTGGTCATGGTGGTGGCCACGGCTTCGTTGACGTTCGTGGTGCGCGGCGCGCTGCATGTGCCGATTGAAGGCTCGGTGGCCCTGTTCATGGTCGGCACCGCGCTGCATCTGTTCGCCACCACCTCGATGGGCATTTACATGGCGACGCTCGCGCGCAGCATGCCGCAGTTCGGCATGCTGGTGGTCCTCGTGCTGCTGCCTTTGCAGATGCTGTCCGGAAGCATCACCCCGCGGGAAAGCATGCCGAAGATCGTGCAGGACGTCATGCTTTTCGCACCCACGACTCACTTCGTCGAGCTTGGGCAGGCCATCCTGTATCGCGGCGCCGGCCTCGATGTCGCGTGGCGGCCGTTCCTGATTCTGATCGCGATCGGGTCGGTTCTGTTTGCAATGGCATTGCAGCGTTTTCGCAGAACCATCGGTCAGATGGCCTGA
- a CDS encoding phasin family protein — translation MVFSTPDQFISMQSANVAVAFSLVQQTFQYVEDLTRLNLQAAKATLAESEQAWQLAFSGKTPVELFVQQAGNARPAAEKVLSYNSHVLGIANHAQAEFLKVFEDRCAQSNARMQTVVDDFARNAPAGSEVAVTVFKSAVSSAGAAYDAMRKATAQAIAMAQAGQPTSPVPTRAK, via the coding sequence GTGGTTTTTTCGACGCCAGATCAATTTATCTCGATGCAAAGTGCCAATGTTGCTGTTGCGTTTTCGTTGGTACAGCAAACATTCCAGTATGTTGAAGACCTGACCAGATTGAACCTGCAGGCCGCCAAGGCCACGCTCGCCGAGAGCGAACAGGCCTGGCAACTGGCATTCTCCGGTAAGACACCCGTCGAATTATTCGTTCAGCAAGCCGGTAACGCGAGACCGGCAGCGGAGAAAGTGCTGTCTTATAACAGTCACGTACTTGGCATTGCGAATCACGCGCAGGCCGAGTTTCTGAAGGTATTCGAAGATCGCTGCGCCCAGTCCAACGCAAGAATGCAGACGGTCGTAGACGACTTTGCGCGCAATGCCCCGGCCGGTTCCGAGGTCGCGGTCACCGTCTTCAAGTCGGCGGTTTCCAGCGCGGGCGCCGCCTACGACGCAATGCGCAAAGCCACCGCGCAAGCCATTGCCATGGCGCAGGCAGGTCAGCCGACAAGCCCTGTGCCGACGCGCGCCAAATAA
- the rbbA gene encoding ribosome-associated ATPase/putative transporter RbbA: MTANAPPVVRLRDVALRYAKTVALDNLTLDFPAGRMTGLIGPDGVGKSSLLALAAGARAIQQGAVEVLGGDMRSRRHRALVCPRIAYMPQGLGKNLYPTLTVEENLQFFARLFGHDAAERRQRIDSLTRSTGLQAFLARPAGKLSGGMKQKLALCCALIHDPDLLILDEPTTGVDPLARAQFWNLIARIRAGRPSMSVIVATAYMDEAQRFDSLVAMDAGRILATGEPRALLTRTNSDTLEAAFIALLPEERRRGHQPVVVEPLPADAAGELAIEARDLTMRFGDFVAVDHVSFRIRSGEIFGFLGSNGCGKSTTMKMLTGLLPASEGTARLFGREVDPNDIDTRARVGYMSQAFSLYGELTVQQNLILHAQLFHVPPEAIAARVDEMVSRFGLDEVRDALPDSLPLGMRQRLSLAVAMVHKPELLILDEPTSGVDPVARDNFWQLMIQLARRDKVTIFISTHFMNEAERCDRISLMHAGRVLATGSPAELVRLRGAATLEEAFIGYLVEAGADKAEEGGSVETTIEAPASASESGTGALPDSPNRSRPRAFSLSRALTYMWREVLELRRDPVRATLALLGSLVLMLVMGYGVSLDVESLTYAVLDRDQTELSHDYALNMSGSRYFVEQAPLSDYDELDKRMRGGKLSLAIEIPPHFARDLERGTPVQLGVWIDGAMPQRAETIRGYVLGLHQAWLMEQSIHRLGMTPAPQVNIETRFRYNPDVRSAPAMVPAIIPLLLLMLPAMLTALAVVRERELGSIINLYVTPVTRSEFLMGKQVPYVLLAVLNFLLMTLLARIAFGVPVKGNFLTLLAAVLVYSIVATGIGMLASTFTRSQIAAIFLTMIGTLIPAIQFSGLINPLSSMEGSGRVIGSIYPATYMFTISRGVINKALGFADLQAQFWPLLAAIPVVLGLTTALLKKQET, encoded by the coding sequence ATGACGGCAAACGCCCCGCCGGTCGTCCGGCTGCGCGACGTCGCGCTGCGTTACGCGAAGACCGTTGCGCTCGACAACCTCACGCTGGATTTTCCGGCAGGCCGCATGACTGGGCTGATCGGCCCGGACGGTGTCGGCAAGTCCAGCCTGCTGGCGCTTGCCGCGGGCGCCCGCGCCATTCAGCAAGGCGCCGTCGAAGTGCTGGGCGGCGACATGCGCTCGCGCCGGCACCGCGCGCTCGTCTGCCCTCGTATCGCCTACATGCCGCAGGGTTTGGGCAAGAATCTGTACCCGACGCTGACGGTCGAGGAGAACCTGCAATTCTTCGCGCGGCTCTTCGGCCACGATGCCGCCGAGCGCCGCCAGCGCATCGACTCGCTGACTCGCAGCACCGGCCTTCAGGCGTTTCTCGCGCGGCCGGCGGGCAAACTGTCCGGCGGCATGAAACAGAAGCTGGCGCTCTGTTGCGCGCTGATCCACGACCCCGATCTGCTGATTCTCGACGAGCCGACCACCGGCGTCGATCCGCTCGCTCGCGCGCAATTCTGGAATCTGATCGCGCGTATTCGCGCGGGCCGCCCCAGCATGAGCGTGATCGTCGCGACGGCTTACATGGACGAAGCTCAACGCTTCGATTCGCTCGTCGCGATGGACGCGGGCCGGATCCTCGCAACCGGCGAGCCGCGCGCCCTGCTCACGCGCACGAACAGCGACACGCTGGAAGCGGCGTTCATCGCGTTGTTGCCCGAGGAACGGCGCCGCGGTCACCAGCCGGTCGTCGTCGAACCACTGCCCGCCGATGCCGCGGGCGAGCTCGCCATCGAAGCCCGCGATCTGACCATGCGCTTCGGCGATTTCGTCGCGGTCGACCACGTCAGCTTTCGCATTCGCAGCGGCGAGATCTTCGGCTTTCTCGGCTCCAACGGTTGCGGCAAGTCGACCACGATGAAAATGCTCACCGGCCTGCTGCCCGCGAGCGAAGGCACGGCCAGGCTGTTCGGACGCGAAGTCGATCCCAACGACATCGACACGCGCGCTCGCGTCGGCTACATGTCCCAGGCATTCTCGCTGTATGGCGAACTGACGGTTCAGCAGAACCTGATATTGCATGCACAGCTCTTTCATGTGCCGCCAGAGGCGATCGCCGCCAGAGTCGACGAGATGGTGAGCCGCTTCGGCCTCGACGAAGTACGCGACGCGTTGCCCGACAGCCTGCCGCTCGGCATGCGGCAACGCCTCTCGCTGGCCGTCGCCATGGTGCACAAGCCCGAGCTGCTGATACTCGACGAACCGACTTCAGGCGTCGACCCCGTCGCTCGCGACAATTTCTGGCAGCTGATGATCCAGCTCGCCCGCCGCGACAAGGTCACGATCTTCATCTCGACGCATTTCATGAACGAGGCAGAGCGCTGCGACCGCATCTCGCTGATGCATGCCGGCCGCGTGCTCGCGACCGGGTCGCCGGCCGAACTCGTACGCTTGCGCGGCGCGGCGACGCTCGAAGAGGCCTTCATCGGCTACCTGGTCGAAGCGGGTGCCGACAAGGCGGAAGAAGGCGGCAGCGTCGAAACCACGATCGAAGCGCCGGCAAGCGCGAGCGAATCCGGCACGGGCGCGCTGCCCGACTCGCCTAACCGCTCACGCCCGCGCGCCTTCAGCCTGAGCCGCGCGCTCACCTATATGTGGCGAGAGGTGCTCGAACTGCGCCGCGACCCTGTGCGCGCCACGCTCGCCCTGCTCGGTTCGCTGGTGTTGATGCTCGTGATGGGCTATGGCGTGAGTCTCGATGTCGAAAGTCTCACCTACGCCGTCCTCGACCGCGACCAGACTGAACTGAGTCACGACTATGCGCTGAACATGTCGGGCTCGCGCTACTTCGTGGAACAGGCCCCGCTCAGCGACTACGACGAGTTGGACAAGCGCATGCGCGGCGGCAAGCTGTCGCTCGCGATCGAAATTCCGCCGCACTTCGCACGTGACCTGGAGCGCGGCACGCCCGTGCAACTCGGCGTGTGGATCGACGGCGCCATGCCGCAGCGCGCGGAAACCATCCGTGGCTATGTGCTCGGGCTCCATCAAGCCTGGCTGATGGAGCAGAGCATTCACCGGCTCGGCATGACACCCGCGCCGCAGGTCAACATCGAGACGCGCTTTCGCTATAACCCCGACGTGAGGAGCGCGCCCGCGATGGTGCCCGCGATCATCCCGCTGCTGCTCCTCATGCTGCCGGCCATGCTGACCGCGCTGGCGGTCGTGCGGGAGCGTGAGCTCGGCTCGATCATCAATCTGTATGTCACACCGGTCACGCGCAGCGAGTTCCTGATGGGCAAGCAGGTGCCCTACGTGTTACTAGCCGTGCTCAATTTCCTGCTGATGACGCTGCTGGCGCGGATCGCTTTCGGCGTGCCGGTCAAAGGCAACTTCCTGACGCTGCTTGCCGCCGTGCTGGTGTACAGCATCGTCGCGACCGGCATCGGCATGCTGGCATCCACGTTCACCCGCAGCCAGATCGCCGCCATCTTCCTGACGATGATCGGCACGCTCATTCCCGCGATCCAGTTCTCCGGCCTGATCAATCCGCTGTCGTCGATGGAAGGCAGCGGGCGCGTGATCGGCTCCATCTATCCGGCGACCTACATGTTCACGATCAGCCGCGGTGTCATCAACAAGGCGCTGGGATTCGCCGATCTTCAGGCGCAATTCTGGCCGCTCCTTGCCGCCATACCGGTGGTTCTCGGCTTGACCACGGCGTTGCTCAAGAAGCAGGAGACCTGA